In Methanosarcina barkeri MS, a single window of DNA contains:
- a CDS encoding glycosyltransferase family 4 protein — protein MSLKKDTIQKNRVCVITFPPLKAGLTPLSNLIDILTSSSDEVYLITGNAGYYHFTDNKNIHLYGIFHSTGNSSVNRIKNYICTQFKIACLLLKIINKVDICIFFLGGEMLVLSLIPAKLFKKKTITMLSGYSIKYEKDILSKIVTKLCTINFNLVDKIILYSPRLINEWNFEKYSHKILIAPRHFLNFSNFKLNVEFSQRNDFIGYVGRLSEEKGIINFIESIPLILKQKPYLNILIIGDGDLKSNVNKYLSQNGLENNVKLVGWSSHEDLPKYLNSLKLLVIPSYTEGLPNIMLEGMACGTPVLATGVGAIPDIINDEKTGFIMENNSPECIAKNIFRAMEHPNLENIIENSIIFVKDNFTYKKTVERYSEILSNIQ, from the coding sequence ATGTCACTTAAAAAAGATACAATTCAAAAAAACAGAGTTTGTGTAATCACTTTCCCACCCCTGAAAGCAGGGCTCACTCCATTATCAAATCTTATTGATATTTTAACATCTTCTTCTGACGAGGTATATCTAATCACTGGAAATGCTGGTTATTATCATTTTACTGATAATAAAAATATTCATTTGTATGGTATATTCCATTCAACAGGTAACAGTTCAGTTAACAGGATTAAAAACTATATTTGTACTCAATTTAAAATCGCTTGTTTACTATTAAAGATAATTAATAAGGTTGACATATGTATTTTTTTCCTGGGGGGGGAAATGTTAGTTTTATCGCTGATACCCGCAAAGTTATTTAAAAAGAAAACAATTACTATGCTTTCTGGATATTCAATAAAATACGAGAAAGATATTCTATCGAAAATAGTTACAAAATTATGTACTATAAACTTTAATCTGGTAGACAAGATAATATTATATTCTCCACGTCTCATAAATGAATGGAACTTTGAAAAATATTCCCATAAAATATTGATAGCTCCCCGGCATTTTTTGAATTTTTCTAATTTTAAATTAAATGTTGAGTTTAGTCAAAGGAATGATTTCATCGGGTACGTAGGTCGTTTATCTGAAGAGAAGGGTATTATAAATTTTATAGAGTCAATTCCTCTTATTTTAAAACAAAAGCCATATCTGAATATTTTGATAATAGGTGATGGAGATTTAAAAAGTAACGTTAATAAGTATCTTTCTCAAAATGGACTTGAAAACAATGTAAAACTTGTTGGATGGAGTTCTCATGAGGATCTTCCCAAATATTTAAATTCATTAAAATTGCTAGTCATTCCTTCTTATACGGAAGGTCTTCCTAATATTATGTTAGAAGGAATGGCTTGCGGTACACCTGTACTTGCTACAGGAGTGGGAGCAATTCCTGATATCATAAATGATGAAAAAACTGGCTTTATTATGGAAAATAATTCTCCGGAATGCATTGCAAAAAACATTTTCCGCGCTATGGAACACCCAAATCTTGAAAATATTATAGAGAACTCTATTATTTTTGTAAAAGATAACTTTACTTACAAAAAAACAGTGGAAAGATATTCAGAAATACTTAGCAATATTCAATAA
- a CDS encoding glycosyltransferase, with translation MKILHVTNFFKPSWEAGGIARVAYEISKNLVKEGHEVTVFTTDGFKSRLKIIKNKPVDVDGINTYYFRNLSNYLTKRNIVIPYYLPFIARRKIQDFDVIHIHEHRTLLAVIVHYYSKKYNIPYVLQAHGTLPNTIGKQKQKNIFDAIWGNEILKDASKLISVSDTEVDQYLQMKIPSEKIYTIPNGMDTNSFCKLPAKGTFRKKYNINENKIVLFLGRLHERKGIDFLIKAYADLIKEKNDVVLVLAGSDDGYQDKTELLIDKFNLKNNVIITGYIDTFDKLAAYVDCDVLVYPSILEIFGLVPFEAIMCGSPVIVTDDCGCGELIKKASCGCLVKYGDVTDLKNKMKLILENPDLGNKFVENGQKYITNNLTWPLICKKIEALYENCIYKT, from the coding sequence ATGAAAATATTACATGTAACTAATTTTTTCAAACCCTCTTGGGAAGCAGGTGGAATTGCAAGAGTCGCCTATGAAATTTCAAAAAATTTAGTAAAAGAAGGTCACGAAGTAACAGTTTTTACTACAGATGGATTTAAATCGAGGTTAAAAATAATTAAGAACAAGCCTGTTGATGTCGATGGGATAAATACCTATTATTTTCGAAATCTGTCTAATTATTTAACAAAACGCAATATTGTCATCCCTTATTATTTACCTTTTATAGCTAGAAGAAAAATTCAGGATTTTGATGTGATCCATATCCATGAGCATCGGACATTGCTTGCAGTAATCGTTCACTATTATTCAAAAAAGTACAATATTCCATATGTACTACAAGCTCATGGAACACTTCCAAACACGATTGGGAAACAGAAGCAAAAAAATATATTTGATGCTATATGGGGAAATGAAATATTAAAGGATGCATCTAAGCTGATTTCAGTATCCGATACAGAAGTTGATCAATATTTACAAATGAAAATACCTTCAGAAAAAATATATACTATCCCTAATGGCATGGATACCAATTCTTTTTGTAAATTACCTGCGAAAGGAACATTTAGAAAAAAATACAATATCAATGAAAATAAAATTGTTTTATTTTTAGGTAGGCTTCATGAAAGGAAGGGAATAGATTTTCTGATTAAAGCATATGCAGATTTGATAAAAGAAAAAAATGATGTTGTACTGGTTTTAGCAGGTTCAGACGATGGCTATCAGGACAAAACAGAGTTACTAATTGATAAATTTAATTTGAAGAATAATGTGATAATTACTGGTTATATTGATACATTTGATAAATTAGCAGCTTATGTAGATTGTGATGTCCTGGTATACCCTTCGATTCTTGAAATATTCGGGCTCGTGCCATTCGAGGCTATAATGTGCGGAAGTCCTGTAATAGTTACTGATGATTGTGGGTGTGGTGAACTTATAAAAAAAGCTTCTTGCGGGTGCTTAGTAAAATATGGAGACGTAACTGATTTGAAAAACAAAATGAAGTTAATTCTTGAAAATCCTGATCTTGGAAATAAATTTGTTGAGAATGGACAAAAATATATTACAAATAATTTAACCTGGCCATTAATTTGTAAAAAAATCGAGGCCCTTTATGAGAATTGTATTTACAAAACATAA
- a CDS encoding acyltransferase, translated as MTERQNKRDDRQKLKNISFARKILLGLSMYIPSSGFKKAVLKLLGAHIGKNVYFGPGSLVLSNDYNSVHIEDNVFVAPGALINVNKFTVGENSHLGYQCLMVGESLKIGSRCNISNRTFIECSYSPILIEDDVTIGGCAMISTHDGSYRQAYGLEMKASPIKIRSNAFIGNNAIILPGIEIGRKAIVGAGAVVTKNAVANSVICGVPANKIRTMESSNENITCN; from the coding sequence ATGACTGAGAGACAAAACAAAAGAGATGATCGTCAAAAGTTAAAAAATATTAGCTTTGCTAGGAAAATCTTGCTAGGTCTCTCAATGTACATCCCCTCATCTGGATTCAAAAAAGCAGTGTTGAAATTGCTGGGTGCACATATTGGCAAAAATGTGTATTTTGGTCCTGGATCTCTTGTTCTTTCCAACGATTACAATAGTGTTCATATTGAAGACAATGTTTTTGTGGCTCCAGGTGCGTTAATAAATGTAAATAAGTTTACAGTTGGAGAAAATTCACATCTTGGGTATCAGTGTTTAATGGTAGGGGAGTCCCTCAAAATTGGGTCCAGATGCAATATCAGCAACCGAACATTTATAGAATGTTCCTATTCCCCAATACTTATTGAAGACGATGTAACTATTGGTGGATGTGCTATGATTTCAACTCATGACGGCTCTTACAGGCAGGCCTATGGTCTTGAAATGAAAGCGTCCCCTATAAAGATAAGATCAAATGCTTTTATTGGCAACAATGCTATCATTTTGCCTGGAATTGAAATTGGTAGAAAAGCGATTGTTGGAGCAGGAGCTGTAGTAACAAAAAACGCGGTGGCAAATTCAGTAATATGTGGAGTCCCTGCTAACAAAATTAGAACTATGGAGAGTTCAAATGAAAATATTACATGTAACTAA
- a CDS encoding CgeB family protein, translated as MKLLAFVSTIDLKYKLGCTPSWWQLLKALHETGNEVIVVPYLGGAVESLWWRTYENSCKLESILYNNFLKSQKKVADPSKPNKFLSTITKNLINLDIKPKIKKQLTDIITKEKDLDFILFMNIPLNHITGIPSELKTEFGIPCLYYDGDMPTILPKYAMSRGFKFDYYVNSDLSEYDAFFVNSKGVIEDLKEAGAKNVTPLYYAADADLFAPVNVEQTIDVSFYGHGSELREEWMTNMITNPSKRLPDVNFSVGGGNFGIDMGNAKLIGPVPYSAFREFCCKSKINLNITRWSHTNIYASATARPFELAAYGACIVSQPYKGIEEWFEVGKEIIVVNNEDEAVETYEWLLSSDEERLKIGERARQRILKEHTYRHRAKKIIEVCKSCN; from the coding sequence ATGAAACTATTGGCGTTTGTTTCTACTATCGACTTAAAATACAAACTTGGGTGTACACCCTCATGGTGGCAGTTACTGAAGGCTCTCCATGAGACAGGAAACGAAGTTATAGTAGTCCCTTACCTCGGAGGAGCAGTGGAAAGTCTCTGGTGGAGAACATATGAGAATTCATGTAAACTTGAGAGTATTCTTTATAATAACTTCCTGAAATCCCAGAAGAAAGTTGCTGATCCTTCAAAACCCAATAAGTTTCTTTCTACCATAACTAAAAACTTAATCAATCTTGATATCAAGCCTAAGATCAAAAAACAACTCACGGACATTATAACTAAAGAAAAAGATCTTGATTTTATTCTTTTTATGAATATTCCACTTAACCATATCACAGGAATTCCTTCTGAGTTAAAAACAGAATTCGGGATTCCATGCCTTTATTATGATGGGGATATGCCTACAATCCTTCCCAAGTATGCGATGTCACGTGGATTTAAGTTTGACTACTATGTGAATTCGGACCTTTCAGAGTATGATGCTTTTTTTGTCAATTCAAAAGGAGTTATAGAAGACCTCAAGGAAGCCGGTGCAAAAAACGTTACTCCATTGTATTATGCAGCAGACGCAGATCTTTTTGCCCCTGTAAATGTTGAACAGACTATTGATGTCTCATTCTATGGTCACGGAAGTGAATTAAGGGAAGAATGGATGACAAATATGATTACAAATCCTAGTAAAAGGCTGCCTGATGTAAATTTCTCAGTAGGGGGTGGTAACTTCGGAATTGACATGGGGAATGCAAAGCTTATTGGTCCAGTTCCCTACAGCGCATTCCGCGAATTCTGCTGCAAAAGTAAGATCAACCTGAATATCACCAGATGGTCTCATACAAATATATATGCCTCTGCTACAGCCAGGCCGTTTGAACTTGCAGCTTACGGAGCCTGCATAGTTTCCCAGCCTTACAAAGGGATAGAAGAGTGGTTTGAAGTTGGAAAAGAGATTATTGTTGTCAATAATGAAGATGAAGCTGTAGAAACCTATGAATGGTTATTGTCCTCTGATGAAGAAAGGCTGAAAATAGGTGAAAGGGCAAGGCAGAGGATTCTGAAGGAACACACATACAGGCATAGGGCTAAAAAGATTATTGAAGTGTGCAAATCGTGTAACTGA
- a CDS encoding glycosyltransferase family 2 protein has protein sequence MSSGKIVDKSAQHTIQKQSECVKSTAPQNVTVILPAFNEEISIGSIVLLTRHYADNVIVVDDGSSDRTAEIARKAGAEVIIHEVNKGKGAALKTGFEAADDLGADIIVTMDSDGQHNPAEIPKLVEPIIKGEADMVNGNRYLNGLDQNTPSYRRIGQTILDGVTKLNSGIQITDSQSGFRAFSASTKDVFRFKAKGMAIESEMLADAGKSGLRIAEVEIGVRYDVDCSTVNPIKHGFGVLFMILKDIEFNKPLYYLTIPGLVLGISGLVMGTFFIQDFTMGKSLYFGPTMLMILFIIIGSFMALTGILLHSISAILEDAKAF, from the coding sequence TTGAGCTCAGGAAAAATAGTGGATAAGAGTGCACAGCACACAATCCAAAAACAAAGTGAGTGTGTAAAAAGCACAGCCCCGCAGAATGTCACAGTGATCCTTCCTGCCTTTAATGAAGAAATTTCCATCGGCAGTATAGTTCTGCTTACCAGACACTATGCCGACAACGTTATTGTGGTCGACGATGGCAGCTCAGACCGAACGGCCGAGATCGCAAGAAAAGCAGGAGCTGAGGTAATTATTCATGAGGTAAATAAAGGGAAAGGTGCAGCCCTCAAGACCGGATTTGAAGCCGCAGATGACCTGGGTGCGGATATAATAGTTACCATGGACTCCGATGGTCAGCATAACCCTGCCGAGATACCGAAGCTTGTCGAGCCTATCATAAAAGGTGAAGCCGACATGGTAAACGGCAACAGGTACTTAAATGGTCTGGATCAGAATACTCCCTCCTATCGCCGTATCGGCCAGACTATTCTTGACGGAGTCACCAAGCTAAACTCTGGGATTCAGATTACTGATTCCCAGAGCGGCTTTCGCGCTTTTTCAGCGTCAACGAAAGATGTTTTCCGATTCAAAGCTAAGGGAATGGCTATAGAAAGCGAAATGCTTGCAGACGCAGGAAAATCTGGCCTTCGTATAGCCGAAGTTGAAATTGGAGTCCGATACGACGTTGACTGTTCAACCGTAAACCCGATAAAACACGGCTTTGGAGTTCTTTTTATGATTTTAAAAGATATAGAGTTTAACAAACCTCTTTACTACCTTACAATCCCGGGACTGGTTCTTGGAATAAGCGGTCTTGTTATGGGCACTTTTTTCATACAGGATTTCACGATGGGAAAAAGTTTGTATTTCGGGCCTACCATGCTCATGATTCTGTTTATTATCATAGGGAGTTTCATGGCTTTGACAGGCATCCTGCTGCATTCGATATCTGCCATTTTGGAGGATGCGAAGGCATTTTAA